Within the Bradyrhizobium ottawaense genome, the region CCGGCTCCGATCGCGTGGCGCAGATCGAGCGCGCGCGGAAATCCTGGTCGCACGGCTTTGTGGCGGAAGCCATCGACAAGTTCTGCCGCACGCAGGAAGTTATGGACGTTTCCGGCTCGCCGCATAAGGGCGTGCTCTCGGCCGACGACATGGCGCGCTGGCAGCCGACCATTGAAGCGCCCCTCACCTACGACTACGGCCGCTATACCGTCTGCAAGCCGGGCGTCTGGAGCCAGGGCCCGGTGATGCTGCAACAGCTCGCGCTGTTGAAGGGATTCGAACTCGACGGGCTCGATCCCGCCGGACCCGACTTCATCCATCTGCAGATCGAATGCGCCAAGCTTGCATTCGCCGACCGCGAGAAATTCTACGGTGATCCTGACTTCACCGACATTCCGATCACGACGCTGCTGTCGGACGCCTATAACGACGAGCGCCGCAAGCTGATCTCGCGGGACAAGGCCTCGCTCGATTTCCTGCCCGGTTCGGTCGAGGGCTTTGGCTCGGTGGTCAAGATGCGCCGCGCGGAGGGGCATCGCGAGGCCGTTGGCGCCATGGGCGCGGGCGAGCCGACCGTCGGCCGCTTCGGCGAAGTGCGCGGCGACACCGTGCATTTCGACATTATCGACCGGGCCGGCAACATGATCTCGGCGACGCCGTCCGGCGGCTGGCTGCAATCCTCGCCGGTCATTCCCGAACTCGGCTTCTGCCTCGGCAGCCGCGCCCAGATGTTCTGGCTGGAGGAGGGTCACCCCGCGGCGCTGGCGCCGGGCAAGCGTCCGCGCACCACGCTCTCGCCGACCATGTGCTACCGCGACGGCGAGCCCTACATGGCCTGGGGTTCGCCCGGCGGCGATCAGCAGGACCAATGGACCACGCAGTTCTTCCTGCGCCATGTCCACGCCAAGCTGAACCTGCAGGAAGCGATCGACGCGCCGGCCTGGCACTCCGAACATTTCCCGATCTCGTTCTGGCCGCGCACCTCGCGCCCCGGCGTGCTCGTCGTTGAAAACCGCGTGCCGAAGCCGACGATCGATACCCTGAAGGACCGCGGCCATATCGTCGAGGTCGGCCCCGACTGGTCGGAGGGCCGCCTTACCGCCGCCTCCAAAATTGGCCGCCGCCGCCGCGCCGCCGCCAATCCGAGGGGCATGCAGGGTTACGCGGCGGGACGATAAAAGGCAGGGCGGCTTAGAGATGGTTTGCCGAACATGACCTGGTCGATCATCGCCCGCGATTCCCTGACCGGCCAGTTCGGTATCGCGGTTGCGACCAAGTTTTTCGCGGTCGGCGCCCGTGTGCCGCATATCGCGGCCGGCATCGGCGGCGTCGCGACGCAGGCGCTGGTCAATCCCTATTACGGCATTGATGGTCTCGCATTGTTGCGTGAGGGACGCGAGCCCCGCGCGATCGTCGAAACGCTGATCGCCGCCGATGCCGGCCGCGAGAGCCGGCAACTGCACATCATGGATGCCAACGGCCGTATTGCCGCCTTTACCGGCCGCGAATGCGTCGACTGGTGCGGCCATGTTCAGGGCGACGGCTTCTCTATCGCCGGCAACATGCTGGCGGGCGCATCCGTACTCGACGACACTGCAAAGGCGCTTGTCGCCAACGCCAGCCTTCCCTTTGCGCAGCGGCTGATCGCAGCCTTAAAGGCCGGCGAGGCCGCCGGCGGCGACAAGCGCGGCAAGCAGTCGGCGGCGCTGTTGATCCACGGCGAGGAGGAGTGGTCCGATCTCGACCTGCGCGTCGACGACCACGCCGATCCGCTGGCCGAACTCGAACGGCTCGAGCAAGTCAGCCGCGAGCGCTGGGTGCATTTCCGCCCCTTTCTGCCGACGCGAAAGAACCCGGCCGGAATCACCGACCGCGCGAAAATCGACGCAAGCGTCGAAGCGGCCACCGCGGGCAAGGCATGACGGCAGGCCCGCTGATCGAAATCGAGGGCCTGCGCGTCGTCTTCCATGGCGACGACGGCCGTACGACCCATGCGGTCGACAGCGTCGACCTCAGCGTCGCCAATGGTGCCACGCTTGGACTGGTCGGCGAGTCCGGCTGCGGCAAGAGCGTGACGTCGCTTGCCATCATGGGACTGTTGTCAAAGCACTCGGCCGAGGTCTCGGGCTCGATCCGCTTCGATGGCTTCGACCTGCTCGACGTGCCCGACCAGACCCTGCGCGACCTCAGGGGAAATCGCCTGGCGATGATCTTTCAGGAGCCGATGACGTCGCTCAATCCGAGTTTTACGATCGGCGACCAGATCATCGAGACGATTTTGCGCCATCGTGGCGGCTCCAAGCGCCAGGCGCGCGAGCGCGCGATCGAACTGCTGCGCCGCGTCCATATCCCCTCGCCCGACAAGCGGATCGACGACTATCCGCACAAGCTGTCCGGCGGCATGCGTCAGCGCGTGATGATCGCGATGGCGCTGGCCTGCGATCCCCGCCTGCTGATCGCCGACGAACCGACTACGGCCCTCGATGTCACCTTGCAGGCGCAGATCCTCGACCTGATGCGCGAATTGAAGGCGGCAAGCGGTGCCGCGATCATCCTGATCACCCACGACCTCGGCGTCGTCGCCGAAGTCTGCGACGAGGTCGCGGTGATGTATGCCGGCGAGATCGTCGAACGGGCGTCGGTGAATGAGCTGTTCGCCAACCCGCAACATCCCTACACGGTCGGCCTGCTCGGCTCGATCCCGCGGCTCGACCGCCGCACCTCGCATCTGGCAACGATCGAGGGCATGGTGCCGAACATGGCCAACCCGCCAGCCGGATGCCGCTTCGCCGCACGTTGCCCCTTCGTCGTCGCGGCCTGCATCGCCGCCCCGCCGCCGCTGGCGATGGTGAGCGACGGCCACGCCTCGCGCTGCATCCGGGCGCCGCTGGAGAGGCTGGTATCATGACAGCGCTCCTGGAAGTCGAAGGCCTGGTCAAACATTTCGTCGCCGCGCGTTCGGTGTTCGGCCGCCCCACCGCTCACGTCAAGGCGGTCGACGGCGTCAGCTTCACCGTCGAAGCCGGCAAGACGCTGGCGCTGGTTGGCGAATCCGGCTGCGGCAAGTCCACCGTCAGCCGATTGGTGCTGCGGCTGATCGAGGCGGATGCAGGCAGCGTCCGTTTCGAGGGCCGCGACCTCGGCACGCTGGACGCCACGGCGTTGCGGGCCTTTCGGCGCGACGCACAGATCATCTTTCAGGATCCGTATGCCTCGCTCAACCCGCGCATGACGGTCAGCCAGATCCTGACCGAGCCGCTGGCGCTGCACGACCTGGTGCCCTCCCCGCGCCGGCGCGAACGGGTCGAGCAACTGTTGCGGCTGGTCGGCCTCGAGCCACGATTCGCGCGCCGCTATCCGCATGAATTTTCCGGCGGCCAGCGTCAGCGTATCGCCATCGCCCGGGCACTGGCGGTGGAACCGAAACTGATCATCTGCGACGAACCGGTATCGGCGCTCGACGTCTCGATCCGCTCGCAAATCCTCAACCTGTTGCGCGACCTGCAGGACCGGCTTGGCCTAGCCTATATCTTTGTCAGCCACGATCTCGCCGTAGTGAAGCACATTGCCGACCGGGTCGCGGTGATGAATCTCGGAACCATCGTCGAGACGGCGGAAGCGCAGGCGCTGTTCGCCGCGCCAAAGCATCCCTATAGCCGCGCGCTGTTGTCGGCGATCCCGGTGCCGAGGCCGCCGGCCAAACGCAGCCGCATCGTGCTGGAAGGCGAGATGCCGAGCGCGCTCAATCCACCCTCCGGCTGCCGCTTTCACACCCGCTGCCCCTACGCCATCGCACGCTGTCGCGCCGAGGTTCCCCCATTGCTCGCCGATGCCTCCGGACACGCTACCGCCTGTCACCGCACGGCGGAGCTGCCACCGCCCGAAAACATCGTGCCGGCCGACGGCGGCTTTTCGCCGACGCTGGAAAAATTGGTCGCCGCCTTCAGCGGCGGTGCGGAAGGTGTGGCCCGCACCGGGGTTGATCAATCAGGAACACAGCCGGCAGTGGTGTAATCGTGGAGATGGGGATAGCAACAATGAAAATCCTGCGTTTGGCAGTCACCGCGGCGGCGCTGCTGCTGTCGTTCGAGACGAGCGTTCAGGCCCAGTCCACGCTGCGCATCGGGCTCGCCGAAGATCCTGATGTGCTCGATCCGACCATGGCGCGCACCTATGTCGGCCGCATCGTGTTCGCGGCTTTCTGCGACAAGCTGTTCGACATCGATGAAAAACTCAACATCGTGCCGCAGCTCGCGTTGAGCCACGAGACTTCATCCGACGGCAAAGCCGTGACGATCAAGCTCCGCCCCGGCGTCACGTTCCACGACGGCGAAGCCTTCGACGCCGAAGCCGCCAAGTTTTCGATCGAGCGCCACATCACCATGCCGGGCTCGTTCCGCAAGCCGGAGCTCGCCAGCGTCGACTATGTCGAGGTGGTTGATCCCCTCACCATCAGGCTGGTGTTGAAGGCGCCCTATTCGCCGCTGATCGCGCAACTGACCGATCGGGCGGGCATGATGGTGTCGCCCAAGGCCGCAAAAGCCGAAGGCGACAAGTTCGGATTGCATCCGGTCTGCGCCGGACCCTACAAGTTCGTCGAGCGCGTCCAGCAGGACCGCATCGTGTTCGAAAAATTCGCCGACTATTGGAACAAGGACAAGATCTTCATCGACAAGGTCGTGTTCCTGCCGATCGTCGACGCCACGGTGCGGCTCGCCAACCTGAAATCCGGCGGGCTCGATC harbors:
- a CDS encoding ABC transporter ATP-binding protein, which codes for MTAGPLIEIEGLRVVFHGDDGRTTHAVDSVDLSVANGATLGLVGESGCGKSVTSLAIMGLLSKHSAEVSGSIRFDGFDLLDVPDQTLRDLRGNRLAMIFQEPMTSLNPSFTIGDQIIETILRHRGGSKRQARERAIELLRRVHIPSPDKRIDDYPHKLSGGMRQRVMIAMALACDPRLLIADEPTTALDVTLQAQILDLMRELKAASGAAIILITHDLGVVAEVCDEVAVMYAGEIVERASVNELFANPQHPYTVGLLGSIPRLDRRTSHLATIEGMVPNMANPPAGCRFAARCPFVVAACIAAPPPLAMVSDGHASRCIRAPLERLVS
- a CDS encoding DUF1028 domain-containing protein, whose product is MTWSIIARDSLTGQFGIAVATKFFAVGARVPHIAAGIGGVATQALVNPYYGIDGLALLREGREPRAIVETLIAADAGRESRQLHIMDANGRIAAFTGRECVDWCGHVQGDGFSIAGNMLAGASVLDDTAKALVANASLPFAQRLIAALKAGEAAGGDKRGKQSAALLIHGEEEWSDLDLRVDDHADPLAELERLEQVSRERWVHFRPFLPTRKNPAGITDRAKIDASVEAATAGKA
- a CDS encoding gamma-glutamyltransferase family protein, coding for MGNINPDPFTTRPEIEGTFGVVTSTHWIATAVGMGILEKGGNAFDAGVATAFTLQVVEPHLNGPGGDVPIIVHDTKRGRTEVICGQGPAPAKATIAHYKSEGLEMVPGTGLLAACVPGTFESWMMLLRDYGTMRLRDVLEPAIAYARDGYPLVERAAATIQIVEKLFKKHWPTSAAVYLPNNEVPKPGTLFTNKQLSETYARILKEAESAGSDRVAQIERARKSWSHGFVAEAIDKFCRTQEVMDVSGSPHKGVLSADDMARWQPTIEAPLTYDYGRYTVCKPGVWSQGPVMLQQLALLKGFELDGLDPAGPDFIHLQIECAKLAFADREKFYGDPDFTDIPITTLLSDAYNDERRKLISRDKASLDFLPGSVEGFGSVVKMRRAEGHREAVGAMGAGEPTVGRFGEVRGDTVHFDIIDRAGNMISATPSGGWLQSSPVIPELGFCLGSRAQMFWLEEGHPAALAPGKRPRTTLSPTMCYRDGEPYMAWGSPGGDQQDQWTTQFFLRHVHAKLNLQEAIDAPAWHSEHFPISFWPRTSRPGVLVVENRVPKPTIDTLKDRGHIVEVGPDWSEGRLTAASKIGRRRRAAANPRGMQGYAAGR
- a CDS encoding ABC transporter ATP-binding protein; this encodes MTALLEVEGLVKHFVAARSVFGRPTAHVKAVDGVSFTVEAGKTLALVGESGCGKSTVSRLVLRLIEADAGSVRFEGRDLGTLDATALRAFRRDAQIIFQDPYASLNPRMTVSQILTEPLALHDLVPSPRRRERVEQLLRLVGLEPRFARRYPHEFSGGQRQRIAIARALAVEPKLIICDEPVSALDVSIRSQILNLLRDLQDRLGLAYIFVSHDLAVVKHIADRVAVMNLGTIVETAEAQALFAAPKHPYSRALLSAIPVPRPPAKRSRIVLEGEMPSALNPPSGCRFHTRCPYAIARCRAEVPPLLADASGHATACHRTAELPPPENIVPADGGFSPTLEKLVAAFSGGAEGVARTGVDQSGTQPAVV